In the genome of Gammaproteobacteria bacterium, one region contains:
- the aguB gene encoding N-carbamoylputrescine amidase → MSMLRVAATQMACNWDLPANLERAEKLIREAAAGDARVILIQELFETPYFCIEQDTKHFDLATTLEENQSLKRFQSLARELDVVLPFSWFERANRAFYNSLAMVDAGGAILGVYRKSHIPNGPGYQEKSYFNPGDTGFKVWDTRYGKIGVGVCWDQWFPEAARSMALMGAELLLYPTAIGSEPPPAIALDSSGHWQRTMQGHAAANMVPVIASNRIGTEFATQDSTYELTFYGNSFIADHTGEVVAQADDHSETVLVHEFDMDMIRSFRDAWGVYRDRRPDLYQTIATLDGRP, encoded by the coding sequence ATGTCGATGCTACGCGTCGCGGCCACACAGATGGCCTGCAACTGGGACCTCCCGGCTAACCTCGAACGCGCCGAAAAGCTGATTCGGGAAGCTGCCGCCGGGGATGCCCGGGTGATTCTGATTCAGGAATTATTCGAAACACCCTATTTTTGCATCGAGCAGGATACAAAGCATTTCGATCTGGCCACGACGCTGGAAGAAAATCAGTCGCTGAAGCGCTTCCAGTCACTCGCCCGGGAACTCGACGTGGTACTCCCCTTCAGCTGGTTTGAACGCGCCAACCGTGCATTCTACAATTCGCTGGCGATGGTCGACGCCGGCGGTGCGATCCTCGGCGTCTATCGGAAATCTCATATTCCCAACGGTCCCGGATACCAGGAAAAGAGTTATTTCAACCCCGGCGATACCGGCTTCAAGGTCTGGGATACGCGTTATGGCAAGATCGGGGTCGGCGTCTGCTGGGATCAATGGTTTCCGGAGGCCGCGCGCAGCATGGCGCTGATGGGGGCAGAATTGTTGCTATACCCGACCGCTATCGGCTCGGAACCCCCGCCCGCCATTGCGCTGGATTCCAGCGGCCACTGGCAGCGCACCATGCAGGGACACGCCGCCGCGAACATGGTACCGGTAATCGCCTCCAACCGTATCGGTACCGAGTTCGCCACGCAGGATTCCACCTATGAGCTCACCTTCTACGGCAATTCTTTTATTGCCGATCACACCGGGGAAGTAGTGGCACAGGCCGACGACCACAGCGAGACCGTGCTCGTACACGAGTTTGATATGGATATGATTCGCAGCTTTCGCGATGCCTGGGGCGTATACCGCGATCGCAGACCCGATCTATACCAAACCATTGCCACGCTCGACGGCAGGCCCTGA
- a CDS encoding FAD-binding oxidoreductase yields MTEYPPQDANENSLWSEGAVSGPVIEPLTESLSADVLVVGGGYTGLSSALHLAEKGISVVLLEARSIGFGGSGRNAGLVNAGIWKTPDDVQKLIGADAARRFNLALRDSPVLVFDLVERFDMQCHAKRCGTVHIAHRASGMDYLRDRCRQLQDLGAAVELIDGDRTHAISGSSVYRHGGILDPGAGTIQPLSYARSLALAAIDQGARLFQQSGIKSLARRDDRWLAKTDGGEVSAEQVIIATNAYADNNSEKVRESILPVFIFHCATPPLPADIAASIIPQRHGLWDTDSLLTSSRIDHDGRLVMSAPGRLPGFQRTTRKNWLMRKRDHLYPQLKGTPWAYQWSGQIGVTSTKILRVQLLAPGLFAPAGYNGRGIGVGTVMGKQLAETIASGNRDDFPFPIEALYREKWSRIRAGYYDYGTLALQFFGGRG; encoded by the coding sequence ATGACTGAATATCCACCACAGGATGCCAATGAAAATTCGCTCTGGAGCGAAGGCGCCGTTTCAGGCCCGGTAATCGAACCCCTGACCGAGTCCCTGAGTGCGGACGTGCTGGTTGTCGGGGGTGGCTACACCGGGCTTTCGAGTGCACTGCACCTGGCCGAAAAAGGCATTTCGGTGGTTTTGCTCGAAGCCAGGAGTATCGGATTCGGAGGCTCGGGACGTAATGCCGGGCTGGTTAATGCCGGTATCTGGAAAACACCGGACGATGTGCAAAAGTTGATAGGAGCGGACGCCGCGAGGCGCTTTAATCTCGCGCTGCGCGATTCGCCCGTGCTGGTTTTCGATCTGGTCGAGCGCTTTGATATGCAGTGCCACGCGAAACGCTGCGGTACCGTTCATATTGCCCACCGCGCAAGCGGTATGGATTATCTTCGGGACCGCTGTCGGCAGCTACAAGATCTGGGCGCTGCGGTTGAGCTAATTGATGGCGATCGCACTCATGCCATTTCGGGATCATCGGTTTACCGTCATGGCGGAATACTCGATCCCGGCGCCGGCACGATCCAGCCGTTGAGTTATGCTCGCTCATTGGCACTAGCCGCGATCGATCAGGGTGCTCGGCTGTTCCAGCAATCCGGTATTAAAAGCCTGGCTCGTCGCGACGATCGCTGGCTGGCAAAAACCGACGGTGGCGAGGTATCTGCCGAGCAGGTGATCATCGCTACCAATGCCTATGCGGATAACAACAGTGAGAAGGTTCGCGAGTCAATCCTGCCGGTATTTATCTTTCATTGCGCAACGCCACCATTACCTGCCGATATTGCGGCATCGATCATTCCCCAGCGTCACGGCCTGTGGGATACCGACAGCTTGCTGACCTCTTCGCGGATTGATCATGATGGACGCCTCGTCATGAGTGCACCGGGTCGTTTACCGGGGTTCCAGCGCACAACGCGGAAGAACTGGTTGATGCGCAAGCGCGATCACCTTTATCCGCAACTTAAAGGCACTCCGTGGGCTTACCAGTGGAGTGGCCAGATCGGGGTAACCTCGACAAAAATTTTGCGCGTACAGCTATTGGCGCCAGGCCTGTTTGCGCCGGCCGGTTACAATGGGCGCGGCATCGGTGTGGGAACCGTAATGGGTAAACAGCTGGCGGAAACTATCGCGAGCGGAAATCGTGATGATTTTCCGTTTCCGATCGAGGCGCTTTATCGCGAAAAATGGTCGAGAATTCGTGCGGGTTACTATGATTATGGAACCCTGGCATTGCAGTTTTTTGGCGGCCGTGGATAA
- a CDS encoding acyl-CoA dehydrogenase: MTQSKRVNFDWQDPMFLEQQLSEEERMIRDAAREYCQDGLMSRVQMANRDEVFHREIMNEFGELGLLGATIPEDYGCAGVNYVSYGLVAREVERVDSGYRSAMSVQSSLVMHPIYAYGNEAQRQKFLPRLATGEWVGCFGLTEPDAGSDPASLKTTATAVDGGYRLKGAKMWITNSPIADVAVVWAKLDGIIRGFILERGMEGLSTPKIEGKFSLRASSTGEIVMQDVLVPEENLLPNVEGLKGPFGCLNRARFGIAWGSMGAAEFCWHAARQYTLDRSQFGRPLAATQLVQKKLADMQTEIALGLQGCLQMGRLMDADSCPVELVSLMKRNNCGKALDIARVARDMHGGNGVSDEYHVIRHVMNLEAVNTYEGTHDVHALILGRAQTGIQAFS, encoded by the coding sequence ATGACGCAATCGAAACGAGTAAATTTTGACTGGCAGGACCCGATGTTTCTCGAACAGCAGTTGAGCGAGGAGGAGCGCATGATTCGCGACGCGGCGCGTGAGTATTGCCAGGATGGTCTGATGTCACGCGTGCAGATGGCTAATCGTGACGAAGTGTTTCACCGCGAAATCATGAATGAGTTCGGTGAACTGGGCCTGCTTGGCGCGACCATTCCCGAGGATTATGGCTGTGCCGGTGTTAACTACGTTTCGTATGGTCTCGTGGCGCGTGAGGTCGAGCGTGTCGATAGCGGTTACCGCTCGGCCATGAGCGTGCAATCGTCACTGGTGATGCACCCGATTTATGCTTATGGCAATGAGGCCCAACGCCAGAAATTTCTGCCGCGCCTGGCCACGGGCGAGTGGGTGGGGTGTTTCGGATTAACGGAACCGGATGCGGGTTCTGACCCGGCCAGTTTGAAAACGACGGCGACTGCTGTCGATGGAGGCTACCGGCTTAAAGGTGCAAAAATGTGGATTACCAATTCGCCGATCGCCGATGTTGCCGTGGTATGGGCCAAGCTCGATGGCATTATCCGGGGCTTTATCCTGGAGCGCGGCATGGAGGGATTGTCAACGCCCAAAATCGAAGGCAAGTTTTCTCTGCGTGCTTCATCCACCGGCGAAATCGTGATGCAGGACGTGTTGGTTCCAGAGGAAAACCTGTTGCCGAATGTCGAAGGGCTGAAGGGGCCATTCGGCTGCCTGAACCGGGCGCGCTTCGGTATCGCCTGGGGATCGATGGGTGCGGCCGAATTCTGCTGGCACGCGGCGCGCCAGTACACCCTCGATCGCAGTCAGTTCGGCCGACCACTGGCAGCCACTCAGCTGGTGCAAAAGAAACTCGCCGATATGCAGACTGAAATCGCGCTCGGCCTGCAGGGCTGCCTGCAAATGGGACGCCTGATGGACGCTGATAGTTGCCCGGTTGAACTGGTGTCTCTGATGAAGCGCAACAATTGCGGCAAGGCGCTCGACATCGCGCGTGTCGCCCGCGATATGCACGGCGGTAACGGCGTTTCCGATGAATACCACGTGATTCGGC